In the genome of Cytophagia bacterium CHB2, the window CATGGCTTTCATCGCATGATTATCCGCAATTTCTCGGCCCGCAACGCAACGGAAAAATTCCCGGGCCGCCTCTTGTCCGCGATTGGTCAAAGCAGCCGCCGCGCCAATTGTGGCGGCAGGCAATTGGCGCCGGCTGGTCCGCCTTTGCCGTCAGGGGAAGCTCCGCCATCACGCAAGAACAACGCGGCGCGCAGGAACTCGTTGTGTGTTATGAGTTGTATACCGGCAAAGTTAAGTGGAGCCACGGCGATGAGGCGCATTACCACGAAGTTGTTGCGGGTGAAGGCCCGCGCGCAACACCTACGATCGCCGGTGACCGCGTTTATACGCTGGGCGCCACCGGTATTCTCAATTGCCTTGATTTTGCCACCGGCAAGCAAATGTGGCAAAAGAATATCATTACCGATAACGAGGCCAAACCGAATTCCTGGGGTGTGAGTTGTTCGCCGTTGGTATTCGACAGTTTGGTGGTGATCAGCGCCGGCGGCAGCAACGGCCGTTCGCTTGTGGCCTATCACAGAGACACGGGCGCAAAAATTTGGTCGGGCGGCGACGATCGCGCCGGTTACAGCTCGCCGTTGTTGGCAACGCTCGCAGAAACGCCGCAAATACTCATTTTCAATCAAGCCAGTGTTGCGGGACATGATCCTCACACCGGCAAGCTGTTGTGGCAGCATCCCTGGCCCAACGAGCAGCCCAACGTTGCGCAACCTTTGCCGTTGCCGCATGATCGCATTCTTGTCACCAGCGGTTATGGCATCGGCTGCAAACTATTCGAGATCAAAAAGAATGGCGCCGGCGAGTTCTCCGCGCATGTGCTGTGGGAAACGCCGCGCCTCAAAGCAAAATTCACCAACGTGATTTTTTATGAAGGCTATGTTTATGGCCTCGATGACGGCGTGCTGGTTTGCCTCGATCTCGCCAACGGCGAGCGCAAATGGAAAGCCGGACGGTACGGCCACGGCCAGATCATGTTGATCGACGACGTGTTGCTGATTCAAGAAGAATCCGGCGGGCTGGCGCTCGTCGCGCCGAATCCGGAGAGGCACACCGAATTGACGCGCTTCGCTGCGTTGGACGACAAGACCTGGAACAACCCCGCGCTTGCCGGCGCCTATTTGCTGGTGCGCAATCATCGTGAAGCGGCATGCTATGAATTGCCGATGGAACAAACTCAATCGAGATGAACATGGATATTCGCGCGCTGTTGTTCAAATTTCGCAGCTACACTCCCATTCCTTTGTTGCTTGCCATTTTGCTCTTGGCGAACCCCACGCCGGTGAGTTTGATATTCGGCTTCATCGTGGCATTGCTGGGCGAGAGTTTGCGGCTGTGGGGCGTGCGGCACGCCGGCGGCGCGACGCGCACCACCGGCAACGTGGGCGCGGGCGCGGTGCTGATCACCCACGGCCCGTTCGCGTTCGTGCGCAACCCGCTTTATCTCGGCAACTTCCTGCTCAGCCTGGGCCTGTGTCTCATGTCCAACGCCTGGATGCCATGGATGCTGGTCATCTTTGTTGCGCTGTTTGCCTGGCAATACAGCATGATCATCTCACTCGAAGAAGAGCATTTGCAACAGCGTTTTGGCGAGGTTTACACGAACTATTTAAAACACGTTCCGCGTTTCCTGCCGCGCCTGACGCCGTTTCAAAAGCAAAACGTGCAAGTCATGCCGCTCCAGCGCGCGCTTAAAATCGAGAGTAACACCCTGCTAAGTTTCACGGCGGTGAGCTTGGCGATCTTCTTGATTTGGAAATTTTGATGCCGACCTCTCCCACCTTTTTAATCATCGCCGGCGAGGCCAGCGGCGATCTGCACGGCGCCCGCCTGGTGCAGGCGCTTAAAGCTGCATCGCCGAATTCACACATTTTTGGCATCGGCGGCGACGGCATGGCCGCAGCCGGCATGGAATTACTCTTTCACATTCGCGATATGGCCGTGGTCGGCTTCTCGGAAGTGATTCGCCATTTGCCTTTTCTGCGCAAAGTCATGGCGACTGTTGTTGCGGAAGTCGAACGCCGCCAACCTGCGGTTGTCATCCTCATCGATTATCCCGGATTCAATCTGCGCCTTGCCAAACGCTTGCGCGAGCGCGGGATAAAAATTCTTTACTATATTGCGCCGCAAGTGTGGGCATGGGGCGCGAAACGCATTCCCAAAATGGTGAAACTGGTTGATGAGATGGCAGTCGTGTTTCCTTTCGAAGCGCCACTTTTTTCCAATGCCGGCTTGCGCACGCATTTCGTCGGTCACCCGCTGCTGGAAGGTTTGTCTCCCAAGCTAACGCAACAAGAATTTTTTTTAAGAAACGGCTTTGTCAAACATAAACCGCTGCTCGGACTTTTGCCCGGCAGCCGGAAGCATGAAATCACGCGTTTGCTGCCCGATATGATCGCAACCGCGCAATTGCTGCGTGACCGCTATCCTGATTTGCAAATCGGTATTGGCCAGGCGCCAACCTTGCCGGAAAGCCTGTATCGCCAATTCATTCCAAACCCGGAGATCAAGCTGATTCCAAACGGAACGTACGAACTCATGCGGGAGAGCACGGCTTGTATCGTGTGCTCCGGCACGGCCACGCTCGAAACCGCTTGCTTCGGCACGCCGCTCGCAATTGTTTATCGCGTCTCGCGGCTCTCCTATGAAATCGGCAAACGCGTGGTGAAGTTGCCTTACATCGGTTTGGTGAATGTCGTGGCTGGCCGCAAAATTGCGCCGGAATTCGTGCAAGATGAGTTCAAGCCGCAAGCAGTAGCAGAGACGCTCGCGCCTTATTTGCAGCACAGTCAAAAGCGCGAACAATTTTGCGGTGAATTGGCGCATGTGCGCAGCCGTTTGGGCACGCCCGGCGCAAGCAATCGAACCGCGGCGATCGCATTGCGGCTGGCAGGAGTTCAGCAAAATGTTTTTCTTGCAGAAGCCGTTTGAGCATTTGCGTGAGTGAAACACGTTCAAAGTTTACCCCAACTTTGGACATGAATCGCTTCGTCACGTCGTTCGTGCCACGGTCATGTGAGTTATGATAACGCCGCGGCTGAACATTGCCAGACGTGAGTATAAAAACGTATAAGAAAAAGGTTCTGTGCTGATTAGTGTGGGTAATTGCGTGCCCATGACATACTGTGATAAATCATACGCCGAAGGCGTTGTACAACTCAGCCCAGGGCGCCCAGTTTCTGGGCACCCTGGGTAATCTAACACCCAATTCTAAAGAACACCAATGGTGTTCAACAAAAATTGCCTCCTAAAACAAAAACCTTAACGAAAATGAACGACGGGCCGGCGGCCATAACATTTTTTTGCCGAACTCTTTCAGAGTTCTCGTGGGCTTGGTTGTTTTCCGAGAGTGCGCTGCGCGCGACCCTCGGCTTTGTTGTTGAACGCCTTCGGCGTATTCGTGCGGTCCACACAGAACAGCATAGAACCAGAAAAAAGGCCAGTGTGTATGCTGTCACTCTGGCCTTTTCTTGTTTGGAGGGAAAGCTTCACTGCAGCGTGATGCTGCCGAGAGCATAATCTTGTCCGGCATTGACGGGCGCGTCCGGTTTACTGAATGCGCGGCCCAGCGTATCGGCGATGCTCACGACATAAGCCATCGGAGGCAAGAACGCGAGGCGAAAATCTCCGCTAACAGGATCGACGGCGCTGGCGGTAATCGTATCATTGCCCGCAACTGCAACCGCCACCGGCAATGCTGCTGGATTCGCGACCCGGCCCGAGATTGAGCCGGTGAACGCCATGGCGATCGCCCGAATGGTGGGCTTGAGCTTGAAGCCCTTGGGATTCTGCGGCGGCCCGGTCGTCACCACCGAACGTTCCGCATCGAAATCGAGCACAATATCGTAAGTTGAGCCGGCTGCAATCTCGAATTTCGTAAGCAATTTCAAACCGGATTGCGCGCCGCTCGGCACATCCATCGGGTAACTTTGGCCGTTCCAGACCACTTCTGCAGCCGCAATTTTCAACCGAATTTGCGTATACGTGCCCGCCTCAATGGCAGCTTGCCCGAGCAGCAAGGTTTTGCCATTGTTCCAATCGAGCAAATTCACGGTTTGCGTCTGATCGTTGAGCACGATCCATTGGCTGTCGATATGCGCGCTGATTTCGGTAAAGGTAATGTTGACCGCGTCATAGGCCGCGGTTTTGTCGGTTAACCACATGCGCAGAGTTGCTTCACCGGCCGTGGGCGAAGTTGCGTCGTTGTTGCAACCTGCCATTGCCCCGCTCAACACGCCTGCCAGGCACAACATCCACTTTTTCATAATTCACCTGTTGAAGAATCCAGTTGCGATTTGTCTCCTGCAGGATTTCGTGCTACAATTCTTGCGCCGTTCGATTGTGTTGGTGAAAGTGTTAATCAAATCTTGTTGGCTCCGTCCGCTCAAGCCGCGCGTATATATACTCTTGCCCGAGTCTGGTGAAGATCTTCTTGTGAGCACACTTCAGCCGAAATCAGAAAGCCCGCCCGAACGCGTGCGTGCCGCAATTAAAAAGAAAATCTCCAGCGGATGGAAGAACCCAATGGATTTGGCATTATCAGGTGGGTTTTTCCATCAGTTGGAAAAAGTCTGGGCACGATTTGTTAAAATTTACCCCCAAATGTGAACGGCCCCGAAAAAAAACTTTTTAGGGGATTGCATTTCAGTGGGCGAAACACGTTCGGAATTTTATTCTAGATTTGAATAGGCAATCTGCCTGGCGGAGGATTCAGGCTCTACAGAATGGGCGATAACATAAACTCTTCAAGCGGTAAACGAACGTTATTTGTTTTACAATATTCTTCGAACACACGAAACTCCACTGGCGGCTGCAAGCCGATTTTTTCGAAATCCGCGACGCGCTGCAGCAGCTCCCGCGGCGGGCCTTGCATCACAATTTTGCCCTGATGCAGAATCAGCAAGCGATCAGCAAACAGGGCTTCTTCGGAGAATTGCGTGATGTGCACAATCGTCAAGCGCTGAAGTTTTTGGCGCAAGGACGCGAGGGTTTCAAAAAAACGCACGCGGCTGGAATAGTCGAGCAGCGAAGTCGGTTCATCAAACACGATATGCCGCGGCTGCATTGCCAGCACCGCCGCAAGCGCAACGCGCTGTTTTTCCCCGCCGGAAAGCTGATGCGGCGCGTGATGGCGATAGTGCGAGAGCTCGAACAGCGCCAGCATCTCCTCGACACGCCGTTGCATCTCCGGCCGCGGAATACCCAAATTTTCCAGCCCGAAGGCAATCTCCCGCTCTATCGTCGGCGCGACCATTTGATCGTCCGGATGCTGAAACACGAGTCCGACCCGCCGGCGAATCTCGAGAAGCTGCGTGTGATCACTCGTGCTTAAGCCATCGATGATCACCTCGCCGCTGGTGGGTAGCAAAATACCGTTTAAGCAGCGCGCCAAAGAGGTTTTCCCCGAGCCGTTGGGACCCATCACCGCGACAAACTCACCCTCGGCAATTTCAAACGAGAGATCGGATAAAATTTGAGGTGCCCCCGCGGCAGAAGCATAGGCGAGAGAAAGATTTTTAACGATGATCATGCCCGCAAAACGTTTGGACCAGTCATTTATTCCCATTTCATCAAATTGCAGTGATCGGGATGCGCCTGCTCGTGATAGCCCTTCAGCGTCATGCGCAACTCGGCATGCGCCACACGAAAGCCGGCGTCGATGAGTGTACGATACGCGCGTTGATAGCGCGTCGGCGTGCGCACGCTGATGCTGGTGAGTTGTTTCCGCTCGGCCCATCGGAAGAGCAGTGGCAGCAGTTCAGGCAACAGCCCGTTCTGTTGCGGATGCACCAAGAGCATGATGATTTTCAGGGGCGGTGTGGTTTCCTCGGGAGAATACGTTTCGGTATGCGCCACGACGCACGCCGCCAATTTTTTGTTGTCGCGCACGTACAGCGCGTCGCCGTATTGAAACTGCCGGATCAAAGCGATTTCAGATTGCAGTCGCAAATGCGGATCGATGGCGCGCGCGAGCGCTTCGGCCTCGGCAAATATTTTGGCGTGTTCGTTCGTCGCCAGCTCGCTGTGAAAAACGGCTTCAACATGCTCCGGCAGGGTTTCGGCCCGCACCGGCGGCACATGGCGCACGAGATCGAGCGAAAGCGGACCGGGCAAAAAACCGAGATTGGAATAGAATCCCAGATTGCGATAATTGCGCGGCACGGTTTCCAGCCCAATCACCCGCGCGTCCTCGTCCTGCAAGGCCTTCACCGAGGCTTGCACAATTTTGCGTCCGAGATGTCTGCCTTGATACGCCGGGATGATGCTCACCGGACCAATCCAGCCGACCTTGCCCCACAAATGCGCAAAGCTATAGCCGATGAGCGTGTGCTTGTGCTCCATCAC includes:
- a CDS encoding isoprenylcysteine carboxylmethyltransferase family protein, giving the protein MDIRALLFKFRSYTPIPLLLAILLLANPTPVSLIFGFIVALLGESLRLWGVRHAGGATRTTGNVGAGAVLITHGPFAFVRNPLYLGNFLLSLGLCLMSNAWMPWMLVIFVALFAWQYSMIISLEEEHLQQRFGEVYTNYLKHVPRFLPRLTPFQKQNVQVMPLQRALKIESNTLLSFTAVSLAIFLIWKF
- a CDS encoding lipid-A-disaccharide synthase, producing MPTSPTFLIIAGEASGDLHGARLVQALKAASPNSHIFGIGGDGMAAAGMELLFHIRDMAVVGFSEVIRHLPFLRKVMATVVAEVERRQPAVVILIDYPGFNLRLAKRLRERGIKILYYIAPQVWAWGAKRIPKMVKLVDEMAVVFPFEAPLFSNAGLRTHFVGHPLLEGLSPKLTQQEFFLRNGFVKHKPLLGLLPGSRKHEITRLLPDMIATAQLLRDRYPDLQIGIGQAPTLPESLYRQFIPNPEIKLIPNGTYELMRESTACIVCSGTATLETACFGTPLAIVYRVSRLSYEIGKRVVKLPYIGLVNVVAGRKIAPEFVQDEFKPQAVAETLAPYLQHSQKREQFCGELAHVRSRLGTPGASNRTAAIALRLAGVQQNVFLAEAV
- a CDS encoding DUF4382 domain-containing protein, yielding MKKWMLCLAGVLSGAMAGCNNDATSPTAGEATLRMWLTDKTAAYDAVNITFTEISAHIDSQWIVLNDQTQTVNLLDWNNGKTLLLGQAAIEAGTYTQIRLKIAAAEVVWNGQSYPMDVPSGAQSGLKLLTKFEIAAGSTYDIVLDFDAERSVVTTGPPQNPKGFKLKPTIRAIAMAFTGSISGRVANPAALPVAVAVAGNDTITASAVDPVSGDFRLAFLPPMAYVVSIADTLGRAFSKPDAPVNAGQDYALGSITLQ
- a CDS encoding ATP-binding cassette domain-containing protein, with the translated sequence MGRAETTHQHQRAHADALSTRVSYTHRRRLSCGACRVAHDAEGLSRAGASRSLQFDEMGINDWSKRFAGMIIVKNLSLAYASAAGAPQILSDLSFEIAEGEFVAVMGPNGSGKTSLARCLNGILLPTSGEVIIDGLSTSDHTQLLEIRRRVGLVFQHPDDQMVAPTIEREIAFGLENLGIPRPEMQRRVEEMLALFELSHYRHHAPHQLSGGEKQRVALAAVLAMQPRHIVFDEPTSLLDYSSRVRFFETLASLRQKLQRLTIVHITQFSEEALFADRLLILHQGKIVMQGPPRELLQRVADFEKIGLQPPVEFRVFEEYCKTNNVRLPLEEFMLSPIL
- a CDS encoding GNAT family N-acetyltransferase — its product is MIAYEIRAMQADDLPAVNRILSKSFTAARIHEGFKRPHVPLVHLSFLEMYLAAFPPGCFVMEHKHTLIGYSFAHLWGKVGWIGPVSIIPAYQGRHLGRKIVQASVKALQDEDARVIGLETVPRNYRNLGFYSNLGFLPGPLSLDLVRHVPPVRAETLPEHVEAVFHSELATNEHAKIFAEAEALARAIDPHLRLQSEIALIRQFQYGDALYVRDNKKLAACVVAHTETYSPEETTPPLKIIMLLVHPQQNGLLPELLPLLFRWAERKQLTSISVRTPTRYQRAYRTLIDAGFRVAHAELRMTLKGYHEQAHPDHCNLMKWE